In the genome of Campylobacter helveticus, the window TTACCCGCTAAACGCATCGCTTTAGGCTTTTACTACACGGACTTTTTAGCCGTTGGAGGAGTAGAATCTTTAGATAAAGTGGTAGGCTTTTCTAAAGCAGTTTGGACGGACTGGACACCTGCTAGTTGGGAAGTTTATAGCAAAGCCTTGCCTAGGTTAAATTCTTTGGAGGATTTTGGTGAAGTTGAAGTGGGGACTTTTTCTGTGGAGAAAGTGCTTTCTTTAAAGCCTGATTTACTTATCTTAGCAGCTTGGCAGTATCAAGTCTTAGAATTTGACTTAGAGCCTATTATCGAGGCAAATATCCCCATTATCGTGCTAGATTATAATAAAGAAAAGGTTGAACTTCACGCAAAAAGCACGGAGCTTTTAGGGCTAATCACAGGAAAAGAAGAAAAAGCTAAAGAGCTTATAAGCTTTTATAAAAACACTGCCAAAGAAGTCGCGAGTAGGATAGAAAAAGCCAAACTCCCTAAACCAAAAATTTATATAGAATTTGGCAACAAAGGTCCAAATGAAGCTGGTTTTACTTATGGAAAAGATATGTGGGGGAGTCTTATTGATTTAGCTGGAGGCGAAAACATCGCAGCCCCTTTTGTGAAGCAATGGGCACCCATTAATCCTGAGCAAATTCTCGTCTCAAAACCTGATGTCATAATGATAGCGGGACGCGAAACGGAGCTAAAGAAAAACAAAGAAGCGATGGTAATGGGCTTTAACATAGAAGAAAAAGAAGCTTTAAGAAGACTAAATGCTTATAAAAATAGACCGGGTTGGAGTGAGCTTCCTGCGATAAAAGACAATAGACTTTATGGGCTTTATATGGGAGCTTCAAGAACCCTAGCCGATGCCGCAATGATACAATACATCGCTAAAGCCTTGTATCCAAGCTTATTTGAAGATATTGACCCGATTAAAACCTATATCTATTTTCACAAATCTTATCTCCCTATCATCCCACAAGGGACCTTTGGGATACAAGCAAAATGATAGAGGAAAGCTTAAAAGCACATAGAAAAAGGGAGTTAAAGCGCCTATTTATCATACTTGCTTTTACGGGTGTGGCTTTTGTCTCTTTGATTTTTGACATTGCCACAGGTCCCTCACTTCTTGCGCCAAAAGAGGTTTTAAACGCACTTTTAGCACCGATTTTAGATAAGGAAGTCGAGCCGACAATCTTAAGCATAGTGTATGTTTTAAGACTTCCTATGGCTTTGATGGCTTTAGTTGTTGGGGCGGCTCTTGGCATTGGTGGGGCTGAAATTCAAACCCTACTTAACAATCCTATGGCAAGCCCTTACACGCTAGGACTTGCTGCAGCGAGTGGTTTTGGAGCGTCTTTAGTGATAGCTTTTGGAAGTTTTGATTTGCCCCTTATCACAGCTGTTCCCATAGGAGCATTTTTAATGACGATGTTAGCAGCATCCGTGCTTTTTGGCTTTGCAAGTTTTAAACGATTTGACTCGGCTATGCTTGTTTTGGTAGGAATTTCTTTGTTGTTTTTATTTCAGTCTTCTTTATCTTTAGTGCAGTATTTAAGTGCACCTGAAATTTCACAACAAATTCTTTTTTGGCTTTTTGGCTCTTTGCTAAAATCAAATTGGACAAATTTACCCATAGTCAGCGTAGTAACTCTCATTTGCGTCTTATTCTTACTTCGCGATTCTTGGGCTTTAACCGCGCTTAAATTAGGGGAAGCAAGGGCTAAAAGTATGGGGATAAATTTAAATCTTTTACGCTTTAAAACCCTCGTTTTAGTTTCCATTATGACAGCGACCGCCATTTCTTTTGTAGGTGTTATAGGCTTTATAGGGCTTGTTGCACCGCATATTGCAAGAATGCTCGTAGGAGAGGACCAGAGGTTTTTCTTGCCTAGTGCGATGTTTGTGGGGGCGGCATTTTTATCCATCGCTTCTGTTTTATCTAAGGTTATCATACCGGGTGCGCTATTTCCCGTTGGAATCATCACTTCTTTAATTGGTGTTCCTTTTTTCTTTTGGATAATTTTTTCAAGGAAAAACTATGCTAGAGCTTGAAAATTTCAGTGTGCATCGTAAAGATTTATGTGTCGTGGATAAAATCAATCTCAAGCTTGAAAGAGGTAAAATTTACGCCATTTTAGGTGCAAATGGTGCGGGTAAATCCTCACTTTTGGGGGCTATTTTTGGCGAATTTAAAAGCTATGGGAAAATACAATTTGACGCGAAAGAATTAAATAAAAAGCTTATAGGCTATATGCCCCAAGACAATCACATCGATGCAAGTTTAAGCGCTCTTGAGGTTGTTTTACTTGGACTTGTGGATAAGCTTGGAATTTATCTAAGCGATACGCAAATTAAAAAAGCCGCAAAGATTATGGAAGAGCTTGGAATTTTACACTTAGCACAAAGAGACATCAACACACTTTCAGGCGGTCAAAGGCAAATGGTAAATTTTGCCTCTGTGCTTTTAAAAGAGCCACAAATTCTCTTGTTGGACGAGCCTGTGAGTGCGCTTGATTTACATCATCAGTGCATTTTGTTAGAAAATGTCAAAAAACACACAAAAGAGCAAAATTTACTCACCCTTGTGATTTTACACGACTTATCTCTTGCTTCGCAATTTGCCGATGAGCTTATCATCTTGCACAAGGCTAAAATTAGAGCAAAAGATAAGCCTGAGCTTGTGTTAAATAAGGATTTGCTTAAAGAGGTTTATCGCATTGATGCGGATATTTTTTATTGTGAGCGGGGACTTCCTTGCGTTTTAGCTAAGTCTGCCGCTAAAGAATTGAAAGGAAAATCTAATGAAATTTATTGTTAAAATAGGACTCTTAGGGCTTTTAATGCTAAGTTTAGAAGCGAAAAATTATGAAGTCAAAATGCTTGATATTGACGCGAAAAATCAAGCAATGGTTTTTGAACCAGCCGTCTTACACATCGAGGTGGGAGATAGTGTAACTTTCGTTCCAACGCATAAAAGCCACTGGGCTAAAAGCGTGATAGTGCCTGAGGGGGCGACTAAATTTGAAAGTAAGCTTGATGAAAAAGCAACCTTTAAATTTGAAAAAGAAGGCGTTTATCTTTATGAGTGTCCGCCACATAGAATGATGAATATGCTGGGCTTTATACAAGTTGGCAAAGCACAAAATTTAGACAAAATCAAAAATGCCGTGCCTAAGCTTGAAAAAAGAGCAATGATGAATCAAGGACGCCTTGAAAGCTATGTTAAAGAGCTAAAATAATGCTACTTATCGCCACCTGCAAGAGTTACAAAGAGGGTAATGAAGCACTAAGGAATTTAAAGAAGAAATTAGAAAATTTAAATTTCGTTTGCAAATTACAAGCT includes:
- a CDS encoding ABC transporter ATP-binding protein; amino-acid sequence: MLELENFSVHRKDLCVVDKINLKLERGKIYAILGANGAGKSSLLGAIFGEFKSYGKIQFDAKELNKKLIGYMPQDNHIDASLSALEVVLLGLVDKLGIYLSDTQIKKAAKIMEELGILHLAQRDINTLSGGQRQMVNFASVLLKEPQILLLDEPVSALDLHHQCILLENVKKHTKEQNLLTLVILHDLSLASQFADELIILHKAKIRAKDKPELVLNKDLLKEVYRIDADIFYCERGLPCVLAKSAAKELKGKSNEIYC
- a CDS encoding FecCD family ABC transporter permease, translated to MIEESLKAHRKRELKRLFIILAFTGVAFVSLIFDIATGPSLLAPKEVLNALLAPILDKEVEPTILSIVYVLRLPMALMALVVGAALGIGGAEIQTLLNNPMASPYTLGLAAASGFGASLVIAFGSFDLPLITAVPIGAFLMTMLAASVLFGFASFKRFDSAMLVLVGISLLFLFQSSLSLVQYLSAPEISQQILFWLFGSLLKSNWTNLPIVSVVTLICVLFLLRDSWALTALKLGEARAKSMGINLNLLRFKTLVLVSIMTATAISFVGVIGFIGLVAPHIARMLVGEDQRFFLPSAMFVGAAFLSIASVLSKVIIPGALFPVGIITSLIGVPFFFWIIFSRKNYARA
- a CDS encoding pseudoazurin, translating into MKFIVKIGLLGLLMLSLEAKNYEVKMLDIDAKNQAMVFEPAVLHIEVGDSVTFVPTHKSHWAKSVIVPEGATKFESKLDEKATFKFEKEGVYLYECPPHRMMNMLGFIQVGKAQNLDKIKNAVPKLEKRAMMNQGRLESYVKELK
- a CDS encoding ABC transporter substrate-binding protein — protein: MRKIFKVALFLMLVSSLSFSKEIVLKDVLDREVKVNLPAKRIALGFYYTDFLAVGGVESLDKVVGFSKAVWTDWTPASWEVYSKALPRLNSLEDFGEVEVGTFSVEKVLSLKPDLLILAAWQYQVLEFDLEPIIEANIPIIVLDYNKEKVELHAKSTELLGLITGKEEKAKELISFYKNTAKEVASRIEKAKLPKPKIYIEFGNKGPNEAGFTYGKDMWGSLIDLAGGENIAAPFVKQWAPINPEQILVSKPDVIMIAGRETELKKNKEAMVMGFNIEEKEALRRLNAYKNRPGWSELPAIKDNRLYGLYMGASRTLADAAMIQYIAKALYPSLFEDIDPIKTYIYFHKSYLPIIPQGTFGIQAK